A stretch of DNA from Pasteurellaceae bacterium RH1A:
TTCATTCTCTCCCCCAGTTTAAAATATGGATCTTAGTCTCTAGCCCATAGGCGATTTCCCTATCCTTAGGCGAATGGGCTTGGTATTTAATCTTCATAAACCCCTTTCTTTCGTCCAAGTCAAACTTTAATTCATCCACGATTAAATCGGCCTTAAAGGTCAGTTGATCCCATTTGTTATCACAACTTTGCAATTTTCTGGCACATTCTGCCCCCTTGCATTTGGCCTCTCTGCTCTTTTCGCTATAAATATAAATTTCCTGATTTTCTAATTTAAAACCAAATATTTCTCGGGTTAAATTCGTAGCCGCATTAATACTTTCTGTGGAATCTAAACAAGATCGCCTGCTAGTATCTGCCATTTCTCCAATACAGCCATCGCTATTTAAGTCATAAACAAACATTAAACAGCTTTGATTAGGGGCCAAATAGTAGGTCTTATTTTTTAATTTAAAGAAGTCAAGATTGTATTTGCCGTATTTTCGATAGGCCATAAAATTTATATTTTCAATATGCTGACGAAAATAATTAATCATTTGATGGGAGCGGGCTTGCAGGCGCAATAATTCGGCCTGCTTTTCTTGGGCGGCATAATGCTGGGCATAAAAGCTGCCAGCAACAAAAAGCAAGACTAGAGACAGGCTGAGTGAAATCAGTACCTCAACCAGGCTAAATGAGGCTTTTGCAGAGCGTGCGAGCATTGCGGGCTGGGACATTGATCACTCCATAGGCATCGAAATCCATCAGTCGCTGGGCCGATGGGCTGTAAAAGGCCAGGCAGCCGGCCTCTAGGTTTCCTGAACTGCCATTGACCGTCATAAAGCGGCTGGGGAAGAGTTTATTGGTACGCAGTTCCACGCTGGGAAACTGGTTGTGATAGACCAAGTAACGCCCCTTTAGGCCGCAAAGTTGGGGATTAAAGCAGTTACAAGCGGTAGATTTTTCCTCGGTTTTTGCAAGGGCAATAATGCACCAATTCTCTTGATGGTGGTTGATATAGGTTTCGTAGGACTGCTTGGTAAAGCGGGCCTGGGTTTGCACCTGGTAGAAAAAAGATCGCACCAGCTCCGCCTCTCGTTCTACCTTAACCTGATCAGACAGGGAAAAGACGACAGGCGAGAGGAAAAAGAGGGCCAGGCTTAAAATCGCCAGGGTAACGGCCGTTTCAATCAGGGTGAGGGCTTTGAACATAGTATCTCCTTGGGGAAGATACTAATTTTTTTGTAGGTGAGGGAAAAGGGGCGAAAATGATTTTTACGATCTGGATCGAAAAATGAAAATTTTTTGCTTGCAAATTTTGACAGGATTTGTACCGCTTGTAGGGTGGGCATCCCTGCCCACCTTTTTCACACATATTTTTATGGTGGGCAAGGATGCCCACCCTACACCACTACAACCACCCCTTGCGCTTAAAATAGACATAAGGCGTAGCCGCAGCGACTACCATAAGGCAAAGGGCCATTGGGTAGCCGTATTTAAAGGCCAGTTCTGGCATATTTTCAAAGTTCATGCCGTAGGTGGAGGCCACAAGCGTGGCTGGCAGGAACATGACCGACACCAAAGAGAAGAATTTCATAATCCGGTTCTGTTCAATGTTGATAAAACCCATGGCCGCTTGCATAAGGAAATTGACCTTTTGGAAGAGGGATTCGTTATGAGGAAGCAGGGATTCAATGTCTCGCATAATGTCCCGAGCCTGTTCTAGCTGGTTGGTTGGCAGGCGGGTTTTACGCAGGAGGAAGCCCAAGGCCCGCTGGGTATCCATGAGGCACTGGCGTACCTTGGAGCTGGCATCCTCGTATTCGGTCAAATCAGCCAAGGCATCATTTAATTCATCGCCCTGCTTGCCATTGAGCACCACTCGGCTTAATTTTTCCAGTTCAGCATAAATTTCTTCAATTACATCGGCTAGCTGCTCGATCTTGGTTTCAAGCAAATCCAGCAGAACTTCATAGGCATTGCAATCAATCAGCTTCTCACGGCGAGAACGCATCCGATAAAGGCGGAAGGCAGGTAAGTCTAGCTCACGCAGCGTAAACAAACGCCCATCACGCACGGTAAAGGCCACCGTGGCAATATCAGCGTAGTCATCATCATCTAAACAATAGAAGAAGGAGTGCAGGTGGAGGCCGTCTTCGTCCTCAAAAAAGCGGGCAGAAGCTTCCAAGTCCTCTAGCTCGTGATCTTCGGCCAAGGTTTGGTCGAGACGTTTTTCAAGCACAGAACGTTCGGCATCGGTTGGGTCAATGAGATCAATCCAGATGGCATTGTTTAATTGGGTAATATCGGTTTCATCAACTCTAACAAGTCGTGAGCGTTCGCTATCTACGGCAAAAACTCTAATCATATCAAGCTCCTAAGAAGGGAGGCAATGAACAAGAAGGAACAAAAAAGACACTGACAAGCTACTCTTGCCAGACAGGGATTTTGGACAAGAGGGAAATTAAAAAGCGGTCAAGTATCGACTATGATTGTCCAAAATGTAGATCCTCAAAAGAAAAAAGACGGGCGATTTTAGCCCTTAATCGTGTCTGCGTCAAGGTAAAATACAAGCGGGGCGAATTTGCACGTTTTTAACAAATTGGCCCCGCTTGGCGAGTAAAGTCGTTAAGGCTTATTTCTTACGCGAATGTAAGCCCTTCTTCTCCAGATTACGGTAGATCAACCACTGTTGGGCGATGGTAATCAGGTTAGAAGTGAGCCAGTAAAGTACCAGGCCTGATGGGAACCAGAGAAAGAATACGGTAAAGAGAACCGGCATAAAGGTCATGACCTTTTGTTGCACTGGGTCTGCCACAGGGGTTGGCGACATCTTCTGAAGCAAGAACATAGACGCACCCATTAAAAGCGGCAGGATGTAATAAGGGTCTTGGGCAGACAGGTCTTGGATCCAGCCGAAGAACGGGGCGTGGCGGAGTTCCACCGCTTCCATGAAGGTCCAGTAAAGGGCGATGAAGATCGGCATTTGTAGGAGGATTGGCAAGCAACCGCCCATTGGATTGACCTTCTCTTCCTTATAGAGCTTCATCATTTCTTGGCTCATACGCTGGCGGTCGTCACCAAAACGCTCACGCATTTCGGTTAAACGTGGTTGCAACATCCGCATTTTGGCCATGGAGGTGTATTGGGCCTTGGTGAGTGGGTAAAGGATGGTTTTAACCACAATGGTAACCCCAATAATGGCCAAGCCCCAGTTGGTCACTATGCTTTGGATAAAGGTGAGCAACCAGAAAAGCGGTTTGGCAATAAACCAGGCCCAGCCGTAATCCACGGTTAGGTCTAAATGGTTGGCAACTTCAGCCATTTCTTTTTGATCTTTCGGGCCGGTCCAAAGTTGGCTTGGAAGTGTGGCTTGGGAGTTTGGAGCTACAGTCACGACTGCACCACGATAACCAATAGTGCCAACACCATTGCTGGTGCGGGTGTAGAGGTTGTTGTCAGCATCTTGGTTTGGCACCCAGGCAGAAACGAAATAGTGTTGCAGGATAGCCACCCAGCCAGCCTTGGTTGGAATATCTAGGTTGGCCTTTTGCATTTCATCAAAGCTATATTTTTTATAGTTGGTCTCAGATGAAGAATAGGCACCACCGGTGTAGGTTGGCATGGCGAAGTTGCCTGAGCTTTCAACCAGGGTATGTTTAAGCTGGCCATAAGGCTGAACTTCGAGGGTTTCGCCTGTTTGGTTGTTGATAACGAAGTTTACGCCCACGTTGTAGCTGCCACGTTTAAGCACAAATTCCTTGCGATAGGTTACGCCATCTTTCTCAAAAACAAGCGGCACAACCAATTCATTTTGGCCTTCTGGTAGCACAAATTTATCGGCAGTGACGCTATATTGCGGGCGGCCAGCCGGGGTATCAATCCCGTTTTTACCCACCAAACCACTTTGGGCCACATAGGTTTTGCCTGTATTGGTTAAGAGTTCAAAAGGTGTGTTTGAATCCAATTCTGCATTGTGTTTAAGCAGGTCAGAATCCACCACGTCACCGCCTAGGGTGTCGATGGTTAAACGCAAGACATCACTTTCCACAAGGATGGTTTTGCCCTGGGTGGCTTGCTCATTGATGGCTGACGTGCTGCTAGAAGCAGGCACATCGCTGTTTTGAGCGGCTTGCACTTGTTGGGCTTGCTGTTGAGCTTGTCGCTGGGCTTGGATTTCAGGGTTAAAATCCTGCTGCCATTGGGTGTAAATTAAAAATGACACCAGCAACAAA
This window harbors:
- a CDS encoding magnesium and cobalt transport protein CorA: MIRVFAVDSERSRLVRVDETDITQLNNAIWIDLIDPTDAERSVLEKRLDQTLAEDHELEDLEASARFFEDEDGLHLHSFFYCLDDDDYADIATVAFTVRDGRLFTLRELDLPAFRLYRMRSRREKLIDCNAYEVLLDLLETKIEQLADVIEEIYAELEKLSRVVLNGKQGDELNDALADLTEYEDASSKVRQCLMDTQRALGFLLRKTRLPTNQLEQARDIMRDIESLLPHNESLFQKVNFLMQAAMGFINIEQNRIMKFFSLVSVMFLPATLVASTYGMNFENMPELAFKYGYPMALCLMVVAAATPYVYFKRKGWL
- a CDS encoding membrane protein insertase YidC, producing the protein MNSNRSLLLLGLLLVSFLIYTQWQQDFNPEIQAQRQAQQQAQQVQAAQNSDVPASSSTSAINEQATQGKTILVESDVLRLTIDTLGGDVVDSDLLKHNAELDSNTPFELLTNTGKTYVAQSGLVGKNGIDTPAGRPQYSVTADKFVLPEGQNELVVPLVFEKDGVTYRKEFVLKRGSYNVGVNFVINNQTGETLEVQPYGQLKHTLVESSGNFAMPTYTGGAYSSSETNYKKYSFDEMQKANLDIPTKAGWVAILQHYFVSAWVPNQDADNNLYTRTSNGVGTIGYRGAVVTVAPNSQATLPSQLWTGPKDQKEMAEVANHLDLTVDYGWAWFIAKPLFWLLTFIQSIVTNWGLAIIGVTIVVKTILYPLTKAQYTSMAKMRMLQPRLTEMRERFGDDRQRMSQEMMKLYKEEKVNPMGGCLPILLQMPIFIALYWTFMEAVELRHAPFFGWIQDLSAQDPYYILPLLMGASMFLLQKMSPTPVADPVQQKVMTFMPVLFTVFFLWFPSGLVLYWLTSNLITIAQQWLIYRNLEKKGLHSRKK